ActttataaaatttattaaatactATAAAGTGTGAATAgcaataaataatatttaattatagaTAGTCATAATAATTAAATTCAAGTGAAATTATAGAAGATACattacaaataattttttttaattacatTATTGCAAAGAATCAAAATATGGTGAAATTATTAATAAGTATTATTAAAAGTGTATAATAAGTTAATCTTATTTAACTATGCATAGGCATGCCAAATTGAAATCTAAGTAAAATCATAAAagttaaattataaataaattttatgtagGTTGTGGGGAATCGAACCATGttaaaattaaataattgaaaattatatcaataaattttgaataaaaacATAGTTGTGGGGAATCAAACTCGGGCTTACAATGAATTAATTAATGTAAGTACCAAAATTTGTTATTTCTCCCAATTTAGTTACTTTAGTTACTTATTGTTGTGTTCCATTTAAAAAGTGTATTACTTATTAAAAAAGTGTATAtaaaaaataaactaaaaattaaattGAAGTCAATTGGTCACACTATTTTTATAACCAAAAGTCAACAAAGTCTACAAAGAAAATTAGTAAAGTAAGTAGTTATGATTTAgtgatataaaatttaaaaaatatatatataaatatctaaTAAGTACCAAAATTTAGTAATTTATTACTTTTGATATGTTTATGTTCCAATAAATTATGGCTTAATTGTTTATAAAGATTAAATAGTAGAGgttaaaaaaaatctaaaaaaaagTATGTCAATATGTGTTAGTACTTGGATGCACACAAACTACTATAAAATGAATTCATTTCATGTTAGTACTTATGATTTaataacataaaattttaaaaatatatatatataattatatggTGAGTACCAAATTTGGTACTTTAGTAATTTTGTATTTCAATCAAAGATGATTTCATTTATTAATAAAAGTGTGGAattaatattacttaatatttatatttatttttttcaatatAATTTGTTTAATAGTACTTAATTATTGATATGaagttatttttaaaattaaaataattatctTGGAAGATTATGAGGAAAAGAAGGAGAACTTACTTTGAACAATAAAGTAAGGTAGATGGTTAACCATCTAACTGGTTATAATTAGAAAGACAAACAATATGGTCAAAGACTCCTTGTATACGGTATATTTCACTTGTTTATAATATAAAAAGGTTAATTATTGATAAGAAGTtgttttttaaattaaaataatcactttttaatattatttgtttaactttttcaatatagtttgtttaatattacttaattattgataaaaaattatctttgaaattaaaataattatctttttccagtATAATTTGTTTAATACCGCTCCTTAAAAAtgtttttatatataataaaagtAAAGAGTTGCTTAGATGAAAGTTAACTAATAGAAAATAAAGTCTACAGAGAATTGAAGTTGTTAATAGTTGAGATTTAATAatattatcatattttaaaaacaattataTGGTCATGATACTAATTGATAGAGGACAAAGTCAATTTGTGTTAACAGTTGTACCAAATTTGGTAATTCAATATTTTGATAATAAAGAGTATAGATGGCTCCAAAATGTTCTCTTCAAATCGTAGACGAAAAAACCACCAAACATAAAAggaaaattatgtttttaataGTTGAAGATGAGGTCTTGTACTATAACCCACTTCGAAAAACTCAACTTATTATAAATTATGAATTATAAAAAATCCATTATATGTCTCTCCAAAAGGTCCTCTTTAAACCCCAGAGCCCAGTTAACAAGTCACCAAACATAGAAGGTAATTTATTTTGATGAGATTCTAGTCTAATAGTCAAAGAAGTTGAGTTCGTGTAGTATAGCCTGTTGAAGGCTCACTGTTATTAGGCCCGTATAACGTGTTTGGGCCGAAGAAGATAAGGCACTACGTGGGCAGAAGAATGGTCGGCCCAATAACGAGGACGACGGTTTGTCCAATAAAGATGAGGACACAGTCTCATAGCCACAACTGCCACATCCCCCCTCTAAACGTAACGAACCGACAAGTTTGGAGAGTAACGTTGATGGTTAAGGTTATGTACACAAAAAAAATCATTCATCAACACACACTCTCGGATTAAATTAATATCTTGTATTCCGAATTATCCATACAAAAACCAATTAATTTATCTTCATACCAGAGGTGAATCGGGGGATCATCTACCGCATTCATCTCTTGTAGGCCGAAGTTTATTCATCAGGACGGAGACCAAGTTGGCAGAGAATTGGttataacatttggcgccattTGTGGGAATACGAGATTAAGTCCTGAGATCAGAGACGATGACTAAAAGAAATGTTGAGCAGGGCCATCCGGGGTTCACCAATCCCAAAAATAACCCTACGATGCAACCTGTGATTACCCCTCGAAATACGGGAGCTGATTTTGATGAGAAAGCCGAAATAGTCCCAACTCCTGAAGAACAGGAGATGCTAAGAAAGCTGAGAGCAGAAAAGATCGCCAAAGCAAAAGGGAAAATCGAAATAGGCCGATGAGACTGAACAAAGGACCAAAAAATGGGAAGTCGATGCGCTGAAACTCAAGGTCATAAAGCTACGAAGGGAAGAGTTAAAACTGGAGGAGAGAGTGCTTAGAGCATCACTCGAAGAAACCAAAGGGGCTAAGAGTACTCGAAAAGAGAAACGAGTCCACGTTAAGGAAGATGATTCCACGGACTCTAACTCACAACACGGGAGGAAGATGTCGAAAGTTGTTTTGACTTTGGACTTTGACCAGGAAGAAGAAGGTGATGTATTCGATACTAGGCTGTCCATGCTAGAAAAGGCCATGTTTGGGGACAAGAAATTTAACCGTAAACCGGTTGTGACCTAAGAAATAGAGGCATATCGGCCTCTTCCAAGAGAAGAGAACAGTTTTTGAAAATGAATGAGTTCAATGGGAGGGGGATCCTGAAGATAATTGTGACAAATATGAATTATTGATGACTGGCGTGGGTCATATCCAGACGATGTTGTGTAAGATATTTAAGACGTACCTGAAAAGACGGGCTTCGATGTGGTATACATCGCTTCATCCATATTCGATCCATTCATATGAGCAGTTGAAGGAAAAGTTATATATGCACTATTCACACCTATGCCGAAGAGACAAAGATAATGAGACTCTCATCCAATGTAGGCAGTGGAAAAACGAGTCCCTGGGTGATTACCTAGCCAGGTTTAAGGAGGAAGCAGACATGGTCACCGATCTGAACAAGACAAAGGCTTTGGGATATCTAACCACTGGACTGGACCCAATCAAAGATAAAAAAACTCATATCATCTCTTTATGATTATCCCCCAAAATATCTTAATGACATATATGCGATGGGTGAGAACATTCGGAGGAAAATGGAAATTCTGGAAGGGTATAGAGAGCCACGAAGAGAGGACCGGAGCAGGTAGTCCGGTCTTATGAGTACTCTCTAGGGTCCAACCGTGACCGAAGGGACGATCGTAGGAATGATAATAAAAAATAGACTGGTCGGGGCCAGAAAAGGTGAAGAGATGGAGATTTGACCGCGTTTACACCTCTTAACGCGTCGatctccaagattctccatgaGATTAAAGGAAAGACATGCTTTTTCCATCTCGCCAAAATAAAAATGGCTGATCACCAGAAGAATGCGGACAAGTACTGTGACTACCATCAGGATAAGGGGCATAATACCGATGAATTCTTCCACCTGAAGAAGATAATTGAGAAGATTATTAAGGCCAGAGAATTAAATAAGTTTGTTAGGGATCTGAGGGACAAGCTGGAACAGAACGATGCAAGAAATAGAGGGACCGAAGAAAGATATCAGGGAGAGGTGAAGACCATCTCAGGTGGTAGTGCCCTCGTTCTTGATAGCAAGAATTCCAGAAAGAGGTGCCCCCCAAGTTTATAACATGTGTCAGTTCAGCCTTGCCAGGAAGGCAATGCCCCTCTCCTTTACCGAAGAGGACTATGAGGATGCCATATGCCCTCATGTGGAACCATTTGTAATATCTTGTTCCATCGGACATACACTAAGATGAACCTAGCGGGACAATAAATGGAACCGTGCCGCGAAACACCTCTCGGGGCCTTTGGCGGACATCATATCCCCTCTGAAGGTACGATCACTTTACCTGTTATTATCGTTAAATTGCCTTGTACTGCTGAAATATAGGTCAAGTTCTATATTGTGAGGGTTGAAAGCCAGTATAATCCACTCTTTGGATGACCCTTCTTATCCGTTTTCCAAGTCATGGAGTACATACCCCATCTCAAGCTGAAGTTCCCCACGGAAAAGGGGGTTGGTATGATGAGAGGGGACCAGAAGATGACGAGGATTATCATGCTGGAGGACCTCGACAAAGACAAGGAGTACGAGGAGAATGACTTAAAAGGGAAAAGAAAGtgtattgaagaagtttggagccGACATGTCTTGCCCAATTACCGAGCACGCGACCGAAGTGGGAGAGGTCGAGCTCTACGCTGGATGTTCAGGAAAGATGGTTCGTATAGGAAAAAATATGGAACCTGACCTGAAGGAGAAGGCTATCCAAGTGGTAAGGCAATACCAAGACTTCTTCGCATGGGGTCCCGAAGACATGCACGGGCTAGATCCGAAGACAGGTAAGCATTATCTTAATATGAAGCTCGAGGCCAAGCCCGTGAGACAAAAGAAGAGAACCTTTGCCTCAGAATGACAGAAACTGATGGAAGCCGAGGTTGAAAAGTTATTGGAAGCCAAGTTCATTGAGATTGAATACTATGATTGGCTTGCTAATGTAGTCGCAGTCAAGAAAGCAAATAATAAATGGAGGATGTCTGTAGACTACACAAACTTTAATAAAGCATGTTTGAAAGATCATTACCTCTTGTCGAGCATTGACCAGCTGATAGATGCCACGGCCGGCTACGAAGTCCTCGGCTTTCTTGATACCTTTTCGGGTTACCATCAGATAATCATGAATACGGCTGATATTctaaggatatttattaatctaatatttttATCAAAGTAaattaagatataataaattatgaaagaataatcgatagaagataaacattaataatccaaatatcataaacaaaatataatattgttgtctctagggcacaaacgcTAACAATCTTCAACTTGCATTAGAGCCAATCActcatgtatctaatacccatggaactagtatgaccgcCGTGCTTCTACTGCGATAAAGCTTAGTCAATGGGTCTGCAATATTATCATCAATATgcactatatatatatgtatatctcgTCTTTCATTAATCTCTAGAAAAAGGTAATATCTTTTAAGTATATACTTTGCTTTGAAATGGGACCTcggttctttagcctgtgcaatggctccattgtTATCGCAATAAAGATCAACTAGAtatgtgatcgatggaaccacactaAGTCCCGTTATAAATTTCTGCATCCAAACAGCCTCattggctgcttcactggcagcaatatactcagcttccattgtagaatcagctaatTTCTCTTATTTTAAACTTTTCCAGCTTACAACACCTCCATTAAGGAAAAACATAAAACGTAACTGAGATATTAAATCGTCTCTATCTATCTGGAAGCTACCATCAGTGTAACCCAGTACAActagcttctcatctcctccatacagTAAGAATAAATCTTTCGTCTGCTTTAAGTACTTGAGAATATTCTTGATAGTTGTCCAGCACCTGGATTAGACTAGTATCTACTcatcatgctcaaggcatacgaaatatcaggacGATTATATATAATCGCATACAAAAATTCCAATAGCTGAAGCATATTGAACTTTGCTCATacagcccttatcatctaatgatttagggcagttatcttttgagatcactatcccatcacaaattgggacatatcctctttttgcctcttgtatcccaaaatgatgcaatattttgtCTATGTATGTACTCAGACTTAGGCCGATTAACCTCCTCGATCTATCTCTAttgagaaactatttcccaatcaagtcttaatagcctgtagaggaggtatgtcattccctattagtaatatgtcatctacatatagtactaggaattcCACATGGCTCCCAGTAACCTTCTTGTAAATACAGGGTTCATCTTCCTTTTGAATAAAGCCAACTCTTTCATGGTTTCATCAAAAGAatgattccatctccttgaggcttgcttcaatccataaatagatcgaagcaacttacagaccatcttaacAAACTTTGGATTGAAAAAACCCTCAGGCTGTATCATGTATATATCTTCTTCAAGGCTaccatttaagaaagcggttttaacatccatttgccaaatctcatagtagTATTGAGCAGCTACTGCTAGCAAAATCCTAATGGACTTGACCATAggaactggtgaaaaagtctcatcatagtctataccatgaatttgtttgaaacatTTTTCCACTAGTCGtgccttataggtctgtactttaccatctaTTTTAGTTTTCTTCTTAAAACCCCACTTGCATCATTTAGGTTTTatcccttcaggtggatcaactaaagtccatactttattttgatacatggattccatctcggatttcatgacCTCTAGTCATCTCTCGGAGTATGGACTGTTCATAGCTTCTTGGTAGAtaagaggctcatcattgtcTATAAGCATCACATCATCATGTTGAGTCAATaaaaatccataatatctctctcaCTCATGACGaaccctactagatctacgacCAACCTATGTTTCTGGAGCATGAACATCTTGACGTACATCATGCCTactttccaactctggttcaatgatattttatacatattgatcttcatcgagatctatagtcctcccactattTTTCTTGTAAAGTAACTCTATTTCAAAAAATACAGCAATTCGAGCAACAGAGACTTGGTTCTCAGTAGAATTATATAAACTACACCCTTTGTTTCTTCacgatatcccacaaaataacatttatctaaTTTTGGTCCTAGCTTGTCAGAGACCAAGTGTTTCACAAATGCTttgcatccccatactttcataaatgacatgctatgacgtttctcagttcatatctcatatggagtcttttaaACCGATTTAGTTAGAACTCGATTTAGTGTATATGTAGCCGTTTccagagcataaccccagaaattTATTGGAATATCCtttagactcatcatcgatcgtaccatgtccaacaaggtacgatttctcctctcagaaactatgttccattgaggcgttccaggaggagtatGCTGTGATTCGATATCACACTCCTTCAgaaaacctttaaactcgaggcttaagtattcccctccatgatctaatcatagaacttttatactttcccctgttttcTTTTCCACTTCTGCCTTGTATGTCTtaaacttttcaaaagaatcagatttgttcttcaaaaggtacacatatccatatctactgaaatcacCAATAAACATAATGAAGTAGTAAAATCCACctcttgccatcatacgcattggACCATATACATTACTATTTATAAGTCATAAACATTCGGCGGCCCTTTCATCTTATCCGGTAAAAGGAGTTTTagccatttttccaatgagacaagctttgcattcttcgtatgattcataATTCAAATTTATCCAGGTAGCCATCTTAATGTAACTTAGAAATGcatttctcatttatgtggcctaaaTGACAATGCCAGAGGTAAGTTTGATTTGAGTCTATCATCTTATTGCGTTTATTATCATTactatttatgttatagacatgAGTATCAAGATCAAAAACATATAAACTATTAAACAAAAGTGCAACCCCATAGCTAGCATTATTCAATAAAAAGGAAAAAACATTTTTCttaatcaaaaatgaaaaacctttttTATCCAAataagaaaccgaaataatgtttttacaaatcgcaggcacgtaaaaataattatctagttctaaaataaGCCCGGTGGGTAATGATAAATGgtaagtccctacagctaaagtaCCAATCTTTACTATATTCCCAAcacgtaggtcgacttctcccttcgccaataTACTACTTTCCTGCAGTTCCTGcatatttatacaaatgtgagaaccataTCCATTATCTAAAACCATGAACTAGAAGTAGAAAAGTTAACTTCTATACCATAAATACATGAATCAGAAGCGCCGGCAGCCTTCTTATTTTCCAGATCCTCCAAAAAAACATGATAGtttctcttccaatgacccggtttcttgcaatagtgagAAGTATCGCCCTTTGCAATATCGCCTCCAGGCTTCAAAGCCTATTTGGGAGAAGTTTTGGGAGCAATACCAGATTTGGATCACATCCTcttcttgcctttccatttacctttcccTTTGTCTCTCTCTTTGATCACCATCATTATGGGAGCAGGAGACACCGTCTGAATGTTGGTCTCGACAGTTTCTAACATAGCCAACAATTTGGTAGGTATCTTGTCTCACATTCATGTTATAATTCATTAAAAATTGAGCACAGTTGTTGTTCAAAGATTGTAAGATCAGATCTATCTAGGCTTCCGTCCCAATCTTGGAACCCGTAGTAGCAAGGTACTCCATATATTAAATCATCTTCAAAATATGCGGTCCAACCAAATCACGATCACCCTGTTTGCATGCATACAAAGCTTTGCTTGTATCAAATCTCTCTTGACGAGCCCGTTCTTCAAACATACATTTAAGGTGATCAATCATGATATAAGCATTCATATGCTCATATTGTTTCTGAAGCTCAGGACTCATAGTCGCTAGCATCAAATAGGTGACATACATGTCAGCATCTATATGCTTTTGATAAGCAGCCTGTTGAACATACGTTGCACCTTCAGGAAAGGGTTCAGGGCGAGGAACATTAATGACATGGAACTTTCGCTCCCTCCTGAGGACTATCCTCTGGTTCCTTTTCCAATCAAGGAAGTTTGttcataattcaaatatattagaataagatatcaatgaattaaataccactTATCTATCAAATAGACATTAGCATTTAATTTCATATTCTATACAATTATTAACCATAACAAGTGaatatctcaaacaatactgGTTCGAAAAATAAGGCAACATTAACCagcattgtcttgtttgcaatcttaaaaaaaatattataagttatatatactttgatccattaaATATTGTATCTTTTATTAAAGTGTTTAGAAATTTGCAACCAAGTATAAAATTTATTCTAagttgacaacatatggttacttctaataaagcattATCCACATTCACCATAGTTGTgcttaagaatgatttttacactttttatattagtataagtgactgaggataagcattgattacttagaggagttctaagtaatgtcaaaAACACTAATaattcacaattagttcatagttgaACTCTTAATTAAATAgcattaactgatataagttaaaaattagcatacaactaatcaGACTACAATCATGATtatgatttcagtgaattcttaagatgtaaacattgctaaattcactaaaaccaaaatctcataattaatttataacacataagttacaattaATATattagatatcaattgttgacaaatttagttataattaatcatgttgcttatttattttaagttagtttgaattatggagaaagTAAATTCAtggaattgcttcaatttccataaccCAAACtatccaaaataaatattaaataaataaatactaaatatctacgagttagatactagcacttaaatatttataattagcatttgagtaaaagagtgagcttgaCATACCTCTATAGTTTGTCATTATTACCTGAGTTGCATTGATCAAGCTTAAGTGGTTCcagttggtaagtagtcttgcCATGTTCAGATTCTTCAAAagtttgcatcttcaaaagatccttaacttacttgaAATCTGAGCCAAATGTAGTCTTCCTTAGCTCAATACAACCCTTTTTTTCTTCCACTTTAATCCTTAAGTAATAAAACAGCCTTCCCAAATCGCTCATATCAAATTCATGACTCATCTGCTGTTGAAATTCATAATATTCACAAAACTTGTTCCTGTCAAGAGTAAATCATCAACATAAACACCAATTATTAATGATTGAATACCTTCACGTTTTGTGTATACCGCATGTTCATGTGGatattttgttaaaataatcCTTTCGAGAAACTTTCTCAGTCTTACATACCAAGCTCTCGGGGTTTGTCGAAGCTTATATAATGCCTTTAATAGTTTATAGACTTTGTTTTCTTGACTTTCCTTCTCATACCCTTATGGTTGAAGTACATAGACCTCTACTTGAATCTCACCATTCAAGAACGAAGATTTTACATCCAAATGGTGGATTCCCATCCACTTTTAGCTGCTGATGCCAGCAATAGATGCATTGTTTCCAAATGAGTAACTAGGGAAAATGTTTCTTCATAGTTCACGCCTTGTTGCTGCACATACCATTTGGCCATCAGCCTCGCTTTATGCTTTATTACCTTACCTTCGGTGTTCTTCTTTACATTGTATACCCACTTCAGACCCATGGCTCTCTTTCCCGTAGGTAAATCTGTTACCACCCATGTGTTATTTTTTATATTAGAACTCATCTCTCTATTAATCACAACTCTCCATACTTTCTCATGTGTTGCTTGAGCGTATGTAATAAGTTCCTCCATACTGAGTAGCAACATGTCATCCTCTATTTCAATCTGCTGGGTTTCGTTATATACATCGCTCAACAGTATAAAATGCCTTGGCCTAGTGCTGCTATCGGATGACTCAGACCCATCTGAAAATTCCTCCGATCTGCTTGAAATTTATGACTGTATAGGAGTAATAGTCACTTTCTCTTCTTCCAAATTGTTGGTTTTACTCGAACTATTTCCAACCGAAACTATAATTATAGTGTAAGTACTTTAGAATTTAACTTCATTCGACTTTTTCTGATCCCGTGGCCATGCTTTTTCTTTTTGAAACTTAACATCTCGACTAACATATAATTTTCTGAATGCTGGATCTGTAGGTACTGGGAATTTTgcgacgtgattaagtgaataaagtataattttatgTTGTAATTGTgaatttatgtgaataaataaAAGGTTAATTGATTTTGTGGTTAAATATCGTTATTGTATAATAGTAACTAGGAACATAAAATAACTCGTTCCAATTTGATGAGTCGGCTAAGGGGTTAAGCTGTattgtcgggccgtcaagttgAACGGGACCCATAttaaaagggattaaagtgtttaagaGTACAAATATGAATTATATTTGATGATCTTGTGTGTCTGCATGATATTTGATGTATACGTGTTCATATTTACGCTCGGTGGTATTTTCAATGATTTTATGAGGATTTTATTgatcttaaaacatttttataaaattatagaaatgTGATCAAGGTATGAAATTTGCTTTGTTGCTTTCAAAATAGTCCAAgggaatttttaaaaataatagttggatttattttgatgatttgagtttttaaaatgtttaaataaagtttaaTTCTATTCTTtggatttatttgtaaaatccataacaaATAATATATTCGCTTACAAATTTTTATTAAGATATGAGAGAAGAGCTAATTTTATGCTTCTTATTTTTAACATGAGATTCTTTATATTTTCGTATTTTATAAAGAggttttatattttataaaagagagatttattatttcttatttttagaataaagagagaaaagaaaagaagtttctaGAATTAGTTGGAAAAAGACCATTTTCCCCTCCACTCACTTATAAATACACCCACTCTTCTTTCCTTCCTCCCCACTCTCTTCTTCCTCTTGgctcactctttctttctttcacttttctccctctctctcctCAATCCTCTCTCTCTCCCGAAtgctctttctctctctcttgtATGCAACCTCAAGAACTAGTTGGAATTCAAAGATCTTACCATCAATCATCATCTTTTTGAATCCTCTACACTATACAcctttgcatgtaagtgtttgaTTGAGTTCAACAAAACCCTCCTTTAGAATTTATTCAAGAAAATATGATTTCTTGAGGTGGATTCAATGGAGTGCATAGTTCACTAGTTTTATTACAGATTTAAGGTCTAAAATTCAAAGGGAGACCCATGCATGGGCACCCTCAATTTCTTCCACCACCAACCGTGATCAAATGCGAGTCGGTGGGTTGTAAAACATGATTTTCAAACTGATTTTTTTGTATAAACATGATGTGATGTAGAATGCATGTTGGTTGTTTGATGTTTACTCGAGTTGTGGTTATTAATCGAGTTTTAATGCTTAGAAGTTTGGGTATAATGATTATTGGTAGATGATTATATGCTTAGTTGGATAAAAGTGGATGCATGACATCAAAACCATTATGCATGTTACTAAAAATAAGTGCATGTTGTTTCCAAGGTTTCATTTAATTTTGAACACATGTTAGGTTtgaatttttgataaaattaattGGGGAAATGATTTTTGAAGTTAGTTGATGTTTGGTAGTATAAATGATAATTTTGAATGATTGCATGTGATTTTGTTTAACTTTTTCTTAATGTTGGGGTTCGCATTTTTGTTATAAAAAGGAGAGGAGTGGTTGCTTGTCAAGGGTAATTGATGTTTAAGTGGTTAAATGATCATTTGATATGGTTATATGgttttaaatttgaatttttactaataaaaagggtttttgattttgattcaagTTTTACAAAGGATTTTGGTTCAAAGATTTGATTTTGGTTCGGTTTTCTTTTCAAAAGATTTGGATGTAAATATAGATTATGCATGATAACAATAAGTGGTTGCATGTTGGTTTCTTGGCTTGATTCCATTGTTTTGCTTCGAATTTTTGAGTTAAAAAGAAAGGAATGAGttgtttggttgtcgagttatACGAATcgtgattatttattaagatatAAATTTTAAGTACACAAGTATATAttgtgctatgtgttatgtgaGTATACGTGATTATACTCAAGTTCATAAACTAAGTAATATCACGAATTGGGGTAATCGTTAGGCGTTCTGAGAAATATCGAGTGTTGATTAAGTTGCTAATTAGGTATTCTGTTTTAGATTGTAGATTCTGAGagtggaggcattcaggctaggaaagggaatGATATCTTAGGTAGCAGTAGCTCAGTACCCGTTAAGCAGGAACACGATTTACGGAAATTAACTCTTCATTCCCTTGTTAATTGATTATAGAGAGGAAATTATTGATGTCATGATAAAGTAGTGACTTTTTATTGTAATTGTGATATACTTATTGATTCTGAGAAACCCTGATATTGTTCCTTGTGACAACTTGATATCAAGCCATGATCAACCCTTTATAGTAACCCTATTAATTTGCACCATGATTACCTTATTATTCCCTTTGTTATCTTATGATCTCGTAAATACTAAAAGAACCTTCATGAATTCCATTACTCAATGTTTTGATCAATCCGGATTATTCGATAACCTGTGAACCCTGTCATGTGTTGATATTTGAAACTATTCTAACTTGGAGCTAGTACACCATGTTTATCATTTGATCCAGTTCTTTGTATTGATCCCTGTTTATGTTTGATTCGTTCACTTTCCTTGAAATCTTAactt
This genomic interval from Apium graveolens cultivar Ventura chromosome 8, ASM990537v1, whole genome shotgun sequence contains the following:
- the LOC141680740 gene encoding uncharacterized protein LOC141680740, with the protein product MGLKWVYNVKKNTEGKVIKHKARLMAKWYVQQQGVNYEETFSLVTHLETMHLLLASAAKSGWESTIWMNKFCEYYEFQQQMSHEFDMSDLGRLFYYLRIKVEEKKGCIELRKTTFGSDFKNQRIVLRRERKFHVINVPRPEPFPEGATYVQQAAYQKHIDADMYVTYLMLATMSPELQKQYEHMNAYIMIDHLKCMFEERARQERFDTSKALYACKQGDRDLIPTKLLAMLETVETNIQTVSPAPIMMALKPGGDIAKGDTSHYCKKPGHWKRNYHVFLEDLENKKAAGASDSYNGYGSHICINMQELQESSILAKGEVDLRVGNIVKIVPMVKSIRILLAVAAQYYYEIWQMDVKTAFLNGSLEEDIYMIQPEGFFNPKFVKMTKDLFLLYGGDEKLVVLGYTDGSFQIDRDDLISQLRFMFFLNGGVKFITGLSVVPSITYLVDLYCDNNGAIAQAKEPRSHFKAKYILKRYYLFLEINERRDIHIYIVHIDDNIADPLTKLYRSRSTAVILVPWVLDT